DNA sequence from the Candidatus Planktophila sulfonica genome:
CTTTCCCTGCTTCATTGCACCGAGGCGACTAAATACTGCATCATTGAAATGGGCGCACGCCACAAAGGCGATATCGCGCACCTCTGTTCAATCGCACAACCCAACATCGGACTTGTCCTTAAGGTAGGAACAGCCCACGTTGGTGAATTCGGTTCTGTTAAAGCAATCGCTGAAACTAAATCAGAACTCGTTGCTTCCCTTCATGAAGAAGGGATTGGAATTCTAGGAACATACGACGAATTCACCCCGAAGATGGCAGCGCTTCACAAGGGCAAGAACATCACCTTTGGTGAAGGCCCTGATTGCGATATCCGTGCCACCGATATTGAAGTTCGCGAAGGTCGCGCACATTTCGATCTCGTTACTCCTGAAGGGCGCAGTGCAGTCGGATTGCGCATTGTTGGGCTGCATCAAGTAGCTAACGCTCTCGCGGTGGCATCTGTTGCAACTGTCCTCGGATTCTCTCTCGATCAAATCGCCGGCGGACTTTCGACCGCGGAATCAGCCGCCAAGTGGCGCATGGAAATTCACGAACTTCCTTCACTCGTTCTGATCAACGATGCCTACAACGCTAGCCCCGAAGCGATGGCAGCGGCCTTGCAGACTCTGGTCCTCTTTGCGCAAGAGCGCGGGGGAGAGTCATGGGCATTCGTAGGAAAAATGAATGAACTCGGCGAGTCATCTGATGCCGATCACGCAGGTATTGGCACCCTTGCCTCAGAACTTGGAATCGATCATCTGGTCTGCGTTGGAGCTCCAATCTACGGAGCAAAGATTGCAGCAGATAGCGCCACCTCTGTTCATCTCTGCGCCGATAAAGCTGAAGCACTCACCGTTGCAGCCAATATCAATCCTGGAGATGTTGCGTTGGTAAAGGCGTCACGATCGGAGAAGCTTGAAGAGTTAGCAGAATCAATTTCTGCACAGTGGTTGGAAAAAATGAAAGAGAGTGAAGAGAACGCATGAAGCTGATTTTGATTGCTGGAGCTCTCGCTCTCATCCTTTCACTCTTTGGAACCCCCGCGCTCATTAAAGCGTTAGCTCGTCGCGGTTACGGGCAGATCATTCGTGATGACGGTCCATCTACACATCACACCAAGCGCGGTACCCCAACAATGGGTGGGCTCATCATTATTTTTGCTTCTCTCGTTGCTTATCTTGTGGCGCACGCTGTCACACAGAGTTCTATTTCGACTTCAGCAATTCTGATTCTCGGACTTGTCATCAGCCTTGGTTTTGTTGGCTTCCTCGATGATTACATGAAGATTTCTCGTCAGAACTCTCGCGGCATCAGCGGCAAGCAGAAGATCCTCGGACAAGTTCTCTTTGCATCGATCTTTGGTTACCTCGGAACTCGTTTTCCAGATAAAGATGGACTTACTCCAATCTCGCTCAATCTCTCAACTGTGCGCGATACGAGTATCACCCTTGGCGTAGTACTTGTTGTTATTTGGATTGCGCTCATGGTTACTGCAACAAGTAACGGAGTAAACCTCA
Encoded proteins:
- the mraY gene encoding phospho-N-acetylmuramoyl-pentapeptide-transferase, whose translation is MKLILIAGALALILSLFGTPALIKALARRGYGQIIRDDGPSTHHTKRGTPTMGGLIIIFASLVAYLVAHAVTQSSISTSAILILGLVISLGFVGFLDDYMKISRQNSRGISGKQKILGQVLFASIFGYLGTRFPDKDGLTPISLNLSTVRDTSITLGVVLVVIWIALMVTATSNGVNLTDGLDGLATGASVMTFLAFVLIGVWEFGQSCAVTASANCYNVRDPLDLAVLAAAFAGACTGFLWWNASPAKIFMGDTGSLALGGALAGLAASLRVQLLLIPLGGLFVIITLSVALQVLYFRITGGKRLFKMAPLQHHFELMGWGEVTIVLRFWIIAGLSVALGLGLFYTQWVAS
- a CDS encoding UDP-N-acetylmuramoyl-tripeptide--D-alanyl-D-alanine ligase, with amino-acid sequence MIAMKASEIASVIQGTLHGDDVTVTEAAVINSAEATPGSLFLAIKGEKVDGHDYVADARSHGAVLTISTKSVEGSHIVVSDVVVALGKLAQHVRSNLLNLTVIGITGSQGKTTTKELLATVLSSAAPTVAPHGNFNNEIGAPLSLLHCTEATKYCIIEMGARHKGDIAHLCSIAQPNIGLVLKVGTAHVGEFGSVKAIAETKSELVASLHEEGIGILGTYDEFTPKMAALHKGKNITFGEGPDCDIRATDIEVREGRAHFDLVTPEGRSAVGLRIVGLHQVANALAVASVATVLGFSLDQIAGGLSTAESAAKWRMEIHELPSLVLINDAYNASPEAMAAALQTLVLFAQERGGESWAFVGKMNELGESSDADHAGIGTLASELGIDHLVCVGAPIYGAKIAADSATSVHLCADKAEALTVAANINPGDVALVKASRSEKLEELAESISAQWLEKMKESEENA